The Plectropomus leopardus isolate mb unplaced genomic scaffold, YSFRI_Pleo_2.0 unplaced_scaffold939, whole genome shotgun sequence DNA window GGACTCCTGCTGACTGATTTATTATCTGATTCATAGGAGCGATGTCACGCCCGTCTCTATGGTTACGAGGTCACATTGATAATGAGGTGTTTAGTAAACGCTGTGTGGCGCCTGCCGGTTATCAGGTCGTCTTACGTGTCAGAGAGAACGACGGTTCGAGATCCACTGGACggacaaacaacacaacacgCAGACGGGGTTTGACCTTCAACCTTCCAAACCACCGCTGAGACATCAACTGCTCGCCGCGAGAAGTCAGCCATGATGaaactgacagagagagacaggaaacagCTTCAAATCAactctgtcaaaataaaataaaagcactgacagaaaatGGCGACCTCGTTGTTGGAACAGGAAACAAGCTCAGAGCTGATCGGGGACAACGCCGCTGCTGCTGTTCCTGAAAAAGACGCAGTTAGTgagacaatcacacacacacacacacacacacacacacacacacacacagacacctgtTCACACCTGATGACACCCTTTAGCACCTGTTCACACTTGTCCCCACCTGTCCCCACCTGTCCCCACCTGTCCCCACCTGTTCACACCTGTTCATGTGCAGGATGGTGCGGCTTCCTGTGCTGATGTTGCTGATGACCACAGAGGCTGGAAGGACACACTGAGCGTGCTCAGACACCAGAGACACATCGATTTGGTACTTctgaaaatcctcaaaaataaaactacagacAGGAAACTGTTTAACATCTCTgctctccaaaataaaactacagacAGGAAACTGTTTAACATCTCTgctctccaaaataaaactacagacAGCAAACTGTTCTGTGTCTTTATGGTAACACAACCCTTAAACTGATCAGGTTGTCCTCAGTGAGGACATCtaacaggagagaaaaacaggagaTAGGACAGAGATAGGAGACGAGGAAACAAGGACAGAGACGGGAGACAATGATTCAAGGACAGAGCCTGGAGACAGAAGACAGGAGACaaggaaacaaagagagagacaggagacaagaaaacaaggagaaagaaaggagtcagacggagacagacagacagacagacagagggacagacagagagagacagatattGAACTTAAATGCCTCTCTGAGGAAGACAGTAACCTCACATGAcatccgtctctgtctctctgtttctatgtctttctgtctctcttactctctctctgtctccatttgtctctctgtgtctctgtccctctctctgcctctctgtctgtccctgtccctcagtctctctctgtctttctgtccctgtccctcagtctctctctgtctgtctgtccctgtccctcagtctctctctgtctgtctgtctctgtccctccgtctctctctgtctgtctgtctctgtccctccgtctctctctgtctgtctgtctctgtccctccgtctctctctgtctgtctgtctctgtccctccgtctctctctttctgtctgtctctgtctctgtctggacGGATTGAATCGTCCATCCTGTTCAGGTCTCAcagtaaatgtattaaaataccCTCAACCAGTTATTCTTTAAcctatttattaatgtattggACAATGTATTGATTAATGTataaattaatatattcatAGGTATTGATTAATGTACTGGTAACTATTGATTAATGTACTGACAAATGTATGGGTAAATGtattgattaactgattatttattgatgttttcataTGTATTGGAAAATGTACTGATAAATATTTTGATACTGTACTGATTAATGTACTGGTAAATGCAGTGATTAATGTATTGATAAATGTATTGAGTAATTGTTTGGTAAATGTATTGATTAATGTATTGGTAAATGTATTGATTAATGCATTGGTATACATATTGTAAATGTATTGATTAATGCATTTGTAAACATATTGTAAATGTGTTGATTAATGTGTTGATAAATGTTTTgattaatgtattaattaacaatttcatatgtatttattaatgttttggtaaatgtgtttttaactaCTGATTAATGTATTgataaatgtatttgtaaatgTATTGGTTAATATATTGATTCATGTATTGGTAAATGTAttgattaatgtatttattgatgtattatTCATgtgtattaattatttaatgtattGGTAGATGTATTGATAAATCTTTTGGTAACTATTCATTGATATATTGATTAATGCATTGGTAAATGTATTGACAAATGTGTTGATAAATATATTGATAAATGTATTGGTAAATGTGTTGATTATTGTATTGGTAAATTATTGATTCATGTATTAATAAATGTGTTCGTATGCACTGATTAATGTATTGGTACATGTATTGGTTAATGTATTGGTAAATGTATTGATTAATGTATTGGTAAATGTATTGATCAGCACTCACTCGGCCACTGGTCCAGTAGCCAGTGAGCCCATGAAGGCGCTCTGCGCTCCGAGCAGCGACAGCACCGTGCACGAGTTGGATGCATTTCCTCCTCGCTGCCAGCGCTGCGACAAACACCTGCAGACAGAGTGATGACATCACTGCATCAACGATGACATCATCCATGACATCACTGCATCATGAGTGACATCACTGTATAATCGATGACATCACACCTTCTCTGCTCTATTCAATTGGAACGATGCAACAGCACAGCTGCCATCttgaattatttaatttatttttcttttatgtgtttatatatgtatatatattgtaagcactttttagCACGgtgtaaatacaaatttttttaCAGGTGAAAACAAATGACTAAAGGATGCATGGTTATCCATGACAGTGATCAACATCggcattacatttaatttatttaaaattatttaaaaaaacaaacaaaaaaccccggCATTTTTACACAGTCCAGATGCTGATACGGTCAGGCAGCGTCTGACCGCCGGTCAGAAGCCCCGCTACAAGATGGCGACCGTGTTGATGCATCTGGCTCAAGCCTCCAGGAAGCGTGCCTTGCGTTGTTGTAAGATTtgcatagtggccgaaagtggaattacagcgTTCGAGTCGGTCACGTGATTCACACTTGAttccccattgacttacatcagGAAGGAGATGTCTGTAAATAGTGACTCATTTTTTTATGACTAGACTCCCACATTAAAAAAGTTGTGCCATACATTGAAGTATAACATAGCAAACTTTAGACACGAGGAATTCATTAACAGTTGGAGcgtcaaaaatgtatttgaatgcagtgattttttttaaaatttacattacTGTATATCTTACTGGTCCCACGTGAACAAGACTGTCTTAAAACCCATCAGGTCACAAACAAACCCTGAAAATTTTAGACAGGAAACCACAACACTGTTAtcactgtgatatttttgttaaatataaaatgttaaccTTTGAAATTTTAATTCTGTGTTCAGATGTTCGCTTAGTCCATAAGATAATTCATAATGCTGCCCCCCCACCTTTAAAGAGCTTTGTTCAACTCTGAGCACTCGAGCGGAGCATCAAGGTCTTCCTCAAGCAGAAATTGCCGTATCCATAAATGTGGCTCCGCTTCTGCTCaatctgcattttcttttaaagccaTAAAAGCATGAAACAATCTCCCAACTAATCAGAAACTTTGCACAGACTTCCATATTTTCTCCCACTAAATCAAAATATGGATTTTAAGGAACCAGTCTTGTACGCATACATTTTTCAGCCCAAAAAGTTTTCAAGAACTCTGGGAAACATGTTATTTTagtatctttttattttattatatgtgtgtgtgtgtgtgtgtgtgtgtgtgtgtgcatgtgtgactgTTGCTGTTGGTATGATCTGTATTTTACTGCCCAGGGACAGTACAGATGGAAATTAGTTAGTAAACTAAATCTGGTACAAAGCATCTTTT harbors:
- the LOC121940769 gene encoding ketohexokinase-like; its protein translation is CLSQRWQRGGNASNSCTVLSLLGAQSAFMGSLATGPVADFIFEDFQKYQIDVSLVSEHAQCVLPASVVISNISTGSRTILHMNSFIMADFSRRAVDVSAVVWKVEGQTPSACCVVCPSSGSRTVVLSDT